The Solanum pennellii chromosome 11, SPENNV200 genome contains a region encoding:
- the LOC107005033 gene encoding platelet-activating factor acetylhydrolase IB subunit alpha yields MMKTMQVEEVFFDSADSLVLEEEELGCVKKNLGYDVWLMEPESVTSRRGKFLNEMGFVGFDCLPSAASDESDSMGLNRIVESGEAVCSSASEEEFMCNERESSGNANLLTDEPDQTWFDDDCTSSRSTDEQHTCFDATSDHTHGKDSSLKNQKMKKWWKQFSLKMSKSQLTDAFKTSNEIFTEKQKVTPKKVHLNKKKINEFSAIYCGQEISAHSGLIWTMKFSPDGKYLASAGEDGVVRIWLVTVDSSSESPNFSLSSHRVKGKHGHKKNKSCYTPVIVPKNAFKIDESPLHEFHGHTAGILDLAWSSSNCVLSSSKDKTVRLWKVGLDGCQGVFHHKNYVTCIQFNPVDENIFISGSIDGKVRIWGVPGKRVLEWADAHDIVTAVAYQPNGQGFIVGCISGTCRFYELNESVLSLNTQVHLHSRKKSSGSRITGIQFFENDSRRVMITSEDSKIHILDGVEIVHKYKGLSKSGSHTSATFSSTGKHIVSVGEDSRVYLWDNADINIQASKQTKSIRSCEHFLSEGISVAIPWSGQATTVGDSENSISYNFDPLRGEHQEASSKTRDSRRFSVGNWFSMDVSFRGSVTWPEEMLLPDDPPIAENDEHVCTSNDDHLHQQHQHNKNLNYRVLSPAWGLVIVTAGWDGKIRTFHNYGLPVRV; encoded by the exons ATGATGAAAACAATGCAAGTAGAAGAAGTTTTCTTTGATTCTGCTGATTCTTTGGTGTTGGAGGAAGAGGAACTAGGTTGTGTGAAAAAGAATTTGGGGTATGATGTATGGTTGATGGAGCCAGAAAGTGTGACGAGTCGACGAGGGAAGTTTTTGAATGAAATGGGATTTGTTGGATTTGACTGCCTACCTAGTGCAGCCAGTGATGAATCTGATTCAATGGGGTTGAACAGGATTGTGGAGAGTGGTGAAGCAGTTTGTAGTTCTGCTTCGGAGGAAGAGTTTATGTGTAATGAAAGGGAATCTAGTGGTAATGCGAATTTATTGACCGATGAACCAGATCAGACTTGGTTTGATGATGATTGCACTTCTTCGCGTTCTACGGATGAACAACATACTTGTTTTGATGCTACTTCCGATCACACACACGGTAAGGATAGCAGCTTGAAAAAccagaaaatgaagaagtggtGGAAACAATTTAGCCTAAAGATGAGTAAAAGTCAACTTACTGATGCATTTAAGACTTCTAATGAGATATTCACTGAAAAGCAGAAAGTAACTCCAAAGAAAGTGCACctgaacaagaagaaaattaatgaGTTTAGTGCGATTTACTGTGGACAAGAAATCAGTGCTCACAGTGGCCTTATTTGGACAATGAAGTTTAGCCCTGATGGGAAATATTTGGCTAGTGCTGGTGAAGATGGGGTTGTTCGGATTTGGCTAGTCACAGTTGATTCATCAAGTGAATCACCTAACTTCAGTTTAAGCAGTCACCGTGTCAAAGGCAAGCACGGACATAAAAAGAACAAGTCTTGTTATACCCCTGTTATTGTTCCTAAGAATGCATTCAAAATCGATGAGTCGCCGCTGCATGAATTTCATGGCCATACTGCTGGCATATTGGACCTTGCTTGGTCCTCATCTAAC TGTGTTCTATCGTCATCCAAAGATAAAACTGTTCGTCTATGGAAAGTTGGTTTGGATGGATGTCAAGGAGTTTTTCATCACAAAAATTATG TGACATGCATCCAGTTCAATCCTGTTGATGAGAACATCTTCATCAGTGGCTCCATAGATGGAAAAGTTCGTATTTGGGGAGTTCCAGGAAAACGAGTTCTGGAATGGGCCGATGCTCATGATATTGTAACTGCCGTAGCTTATCAGCCAAATGGCCAA GGCTTTATAGTTGGTTGTATATCTGGTACTTGCCGCTTCTATGAATTAAACG AAAGCGTACTTTCCTTGAACACACAAGTACATCTTCATAGTAGGAAGAAATCTTCTGGTAGCAGAATCACTGGCATTCAG TTTTTCGAAAATGACTCCCGAAGAGTTATGATAACATCAGAGGATTCCAAAATCCATATTCTTGATGGGGTCGAGATTGTGCATAAATATAAAG GTCTATCGAAATCAGGAAGCCATACATCTGCTACATTTAGCTCAACTGGAAAACACATAGTATCAGTCGGGGAAGACTCACGCGTCTATCTCTGGGACAATGCTGATATAAACATCCAAGCATCCAAACAAACAAAATCCATACGATCCTGTGAGCATTTCCTCTCGGAAGGCATTTCTGTTGCAATACCGTGGTCAGGGCAGGCAACAACAGTAGGGGATTCAGAAAATTCCATCAGTTACAACTTTGATCCACTAAGGGGTGAACATCAAGAGGCTTCTTCTAAGACTCGAGATTCAAGACGATTTTCTGTAGGAAACTGGTTTTCTATGGATGTGTCATTTAGGGGCTCCGTAACATGGCCAGAAGAAATGCTTCTTCCAGACGATCCACCCATCGCTGAAAATGATGAACACGTTTGCACTTCCAATGATGATCATCTtcatcaacaacatcaacataacaagAACCTGAACTACAGAGTGTTGTCCCCGGCATGGGGCCTTGTCATTGTGACAGCTGGTTGGGATGGTAAGATTCGGACATTCCACAACTATGGATTGCCTGTCCGAGTTTAA
- the LOC107004083 gene encoding protein MKS1, whose product MFHCTSHFIGYYFLLPLIYHFYKYPQITIFAQMDFPPPDFFAGVSDGRPSPTRRELQGPRPAPLKVNKDSYKIKKPPVAPPPHPPPHTAAVAPAATTQNPQTVIIYAVSPKVYHTTVSDFMSVVQRLTGSTTSSMETSTSGSGSGSGSGDGNLSPAAKLASMEKASSPSTTVPPPAAAAVGMESFDSMDILDILGNSSVEMCQIPGILSPAPATLPPVSPPGLFSPFPTDPFMIMLSPSPSTLFSAPLISPSPSASDLFHPFFDF is encoded by the coding sequence ATGTTCCATTGTACATCACATTTCATAGGCTATTATTTCCTATTACCACTCATATATCATTTCTACAAATATCCACAAATAACAATTTTTGCCCAAATGGATTTTCCACCACCGGACTTTTTCGCCGGCGTTTCCGACGGAAGACCATCTCCGACCCGGAGAGAACTACAAGGTCCTCGTCCAGCTCCTCTTAAAGTCAACAAAGATTCCTACAAGATCAAAAAACCTCCGGTCGCTCCTCCGCCGCATCCTCCACCACATACCGCCGCGGTAGCCCCGGCGGCAACGACCCAAAACCCCCAAACGGTGATTATCTACGCTGTTTCGCCGAAAGTGTATCACACGACGGTTAGTGACTTTATGAGTGTTGTACAAAGACTTACTGGATCTACTACTTCCTCGATGGAAACATCGACATCTGGGTCGGGTTCGGGTTCGGGTTCTGGTGATGGGAATTTATCGCCGGCGGCGAAATTGGCATCTATGGAAAAAGCTAGTAGTCCATCTACTACTGTTCCTCCGcctgctgctgctgctgttggTATGGAAAGTTTTGATTCGATGGATATTTTGGATATACTCGGAAATTCAAGCGTAGAAATGTGTCAGATCCCGGGGATTTTATCGCCGGCGCCGGCGACTTTACCGCCAGTATCGCCGCCGGGATTATTTTCTCCGTTTCCGACGGATCcgtttatgattatgttaagtCCAAGTCCGTCAACGTTGTTTTCAGCTCCGTTGATTTCGCCGTCTCCGTCAGCTTCTGATCTATTCCATCCATTCTTTGACTTTTAG